Within Bos indicus x Bos taurus breed Angus x Brahman F1 hybrid chromosome 2, Bos_hybrid_MaternalHap_v2.0, whole genome shotgun sequence, the genomic segment gaaaatgtagccCAGAGCTAAGCAAATAGTACACAGCAGTAAATAGGAGCTTGTTGTTAATATAAAGAGGTTTCAGTGTGGCCTTTTTAGCTGGTGTTTCTACCCCTGCTGCTCTGCCTTCGTTACCCTGACTTCATACGCAGCGTTTCACCACTGTGGGCCCAGCCTGTGCTAGACCCTGGAGTACCGAACAGGACTACTGGCTCCCTTCTGGGGTGCGGCACCTCAAACCATGTCACACACTGAGGGCAGTCAGAGGGGAACCCCATGTGCCAGGAGGACACCACCTCACAGACAGCCGGCAGTTGTTTTAGGGGAACAAGAGCATGATTgtcttcaccttcactttctcaGCAGCAGTTTTCTGTCCAGTCGGATGTTTCCCTGGGTGTTGAAGGCAGGTTGTGACTTAACGCATCCTCTGACTTGTTTCTCAAAGGGTGTGAACCTCCAGAAGCTCCTAGAAGCTGGGGCCTTCATCTGTCAAGCCCTGAACAGAAGAACCAACTCCAAAGTGGCTCAGGCTACCTGTAAACTGTGAGCCACTGGGTCCCTGAGCCCTGGGGACCGTGTGGGAATAGGGACAGCTGTGGATGAATCATGGATGGGCACGTGGAAATGGGAATGCAGTTAACCGGAGCAGGCACTTCACTGTCAGCTCTGCACGTGGGTCTCTCCTGGAAGGAAGGAGGTGGACAGGAGTTGCCTGGCTGCAGGCCCTCCCTGCCTGACCTGAGTATGAGTGAGAGGTTTGGGTAGCTGGAGGTCTCCTTCCACCTGGACCCAAAGGCCCAGGAGTTGAAAGCCTGAGGGCTCTTGGGAACCCAATTCTCTGGCCTGGGTTGATCCTCAAGTCTCATCTCTGGGTGAAACCTGCCAGCTGGCCACTCTCCACAACTTGCTGCTGTCATATTCTTGAGGGCCATCGCTCTGACTTTGTAGGGCAAAGGGGCCTGGAGGAATTTTTCCCTCAGCTGGCAGAGGGCACTTGGTGAAGGGGTGAGGGCTGAGCAGCTGTGGTGGCCACCTGCCAACTCCAGCACCTCTGCAAAACCTCCACTTTGAACATGATTGTTGAAAACAGATGACATAATTAAAGGTTTAATGACAACCATTCCAGTGTTCTCTTGTGCAGGTGTGTGTATACATGAGACGGAGCGGAAAGCATCTTTACATTTCCTCTGAGAGGAAAATGGAGGCTTCAGTTTATTAACCTCTgagttttctctctcctcctcctcagaaTTGGGGAAATCGGTGGTAATGACTTACTCAGCACTGACCAGGGAACCCTGGAGAGGTTGTTTTTGAGGCTGTTGGCTCTGTGACCAGGACTGTTTGTGGCACAAGGTCCTCTGGGCCAGGGCAGGCGGAGCTCTAGGCGCCCTGGGGACCAGGGGACCAGTCAGCATCCCTGGTGGACTCCAGCAGGCCCAGGGCACTCCAGGCTGTGGGACGCCCATGTGCCTTTCTTCCTCTGCTCCGGTTTCCTCAttcagtatgtgtgtatgttagtggctctgctgctgctgctgctgctaagtcacttcagtcgtgtccgactctgtgcgacctcagagatggcagcccaccaggctcccccgcccctgggattctccaggcaagaacactggagtgggttgccatttccttctccaatgcatataagtgaaaagtgaaagggaagtcgctcagtcgtgtccaactcttagcgaccccatggactgcagcccaccaggctcctccatccatgggattttccaggcaagagtactggactgggatgccattgccttctcctaatgttagtggctcagtcgtgtccagtcgtgtccaactctgcaaccccacggactgcaggccaccaggttcctctgtccatcaaagaatactggagtgggttgccatatccttttccaggagagtcttcccgacccagggatggaaatggggtctcctgaattgcaggcagattctttaccatctgagccaccagggaagctcctcattCAGTATGTCACACCTTTATACCCACCATTCCTTAGCCCTCCCTTTATTTTAGAGAAACAGAACACTATTTTCTAGCCTACTATGGTAGGCAAGGTACAAACCGTTCCGCGAGGTTGGGGGCCACGGTGTGCGTGAAGGCTGAGCGCAGTCGGCGCTGTAATTCGTGTTTTAGTCTCAGGGCTCCCTCCAGCCCTTTGGCGGGGTTTTTAAACTAGATTTTCCAGAACGGCAGCCTATGAGAGACCCCGACCCACTGTTTTCCATCGGCGCCgcccctcctgcctctcccttAAAGGGAGCCATCTACTTCACGCCAGGCTTACTAACAAAAGGTGGGAAACCTGGGGCGAGCGTGGAGCTGCGGTCTTCCGCGCCGCGCCCGGCTGTGGCTCCCACTGCAGGATGGCTGCCGGGCACCGCCGACGAGCCGCATCTCCCGAGGCGCAGCGCCTGCTTCCAGGGATCGGGACGGGGGAGCACGCCAGGTCTCGAGGGCCCGGGTGCCGACCGCGCCTTCCTCCGCCCACCGCCCGGGCACCGGTCACTACCGTCCTCTGCGGACTGTGCCGCGCAAGCGTCCTGGAGCCGCGGCGCTCTTGGTCCACCCGGCTCCCCGTACTGCCGGCTCCCGACCGACACGTTTCTTGGGGGCGTGACGGGGGTCGGGTCCAGGGCGGAGCGTCGGCTCTTAAAGGGACCGGTCACGGAGCACGGGAGGCGGCGCCGTTCGAGACTGCGCGGGGCGCGTGGTGCGGAGCAGGTTTGGGAAGCTGGTGAGGGGTGGGGCCGAGCGGGTTTGCGAGGGGCCGGGTGGTCCGCTGGGAGCGAGGGGGGAGTCTCGGGGGTCCGGGCTGCGTTCTGGGCAGAGTTCCGCCTACGCGGGCTCGCGCCCGCGGCTCCTAGCTCTCGCTGCCTTGGCCGGGGCGGCTAGGATTCATTCATTCCCGGCCGGGGGCCTCCTAGTTCTGCCCCCATTCAGCCACCGCCCGAATCCCCGGCCTGAGACTCTAGGGCACTCGAGCGCCCAAGGCCCTGCGCCCCCTCCCTTCCATTTTACGGATGGGGAAGACTGAGGCGACAGCTGACCATAGATCACCCCCGCGTGTCGGAGGGAGAGCAACCTCATtggccttcctgcctccctggagGCCCCCGCCACCATTTTCGGGGGGCTTGCACACTGCTGGGTGCtcggtggggcgggggcgggggcggcttCAAAGCCTAGGGCAAAGTCCGGCGGGAAccagtgggggcagggggcgaACTGCTCGGGGAGGGGCGGGACTAGGTCCAGATTCTAAACCCGCCGTCACTGGCTATGTGACTTACgcgttacttaacctctctgaccttAGTATCCTTCTCTGTAAACTAGCAGTAATAACACCTGCCTCTTTAGGACGTTGGAGGAATTCAGGGAGATAATGCAAAAGTGCCCAATACAGAGCCTGGCACGTAGCGGGATGAGTTCAGTCTAGTGGGTTAGGAGCTGTATGAACCCAGAACAGGATTAAGGCTGCTTGGAGGAAGGCGGCTGCGGGCCAGGCGGCCCCAGTGAAAGGCCTCACTGTCTGGACTTCCTCCCCTGCCaatcccccccccaccccgcccaccgTCTCTGCCCGCAGTTTGTTCAGGGCGGCGGTGCACACCTGGCAGTGAAATCTGGGGCCAAAGCCACGTCTACACCACCGTGTTGAGTGCCGCCTACAATTAGGCGGGATTCTTACCGCCAGGCCAGGAGTGGCATCCGCACTGGCTAAACCAGCCTGACCgacctgggggtggggcccaCTCCAGGACTACAGTGCTGCAACCCCAGAGCTGGGCTCAGCCGCCGGGCAGAGGACCTACCCTGAGGCCATCTGCTGTATTTCCTGCCTCTCCCAGTTGACCTTTGTGGGAGAGGGTgcttggggggggggaggggggcgttGGGCAGGGAAAGCTGCTTACCCCAGGAGGTGTTAGTCACTGAACCAAGGAGCCAGTTTGTACCCAGTGGTGGCAGAGGGACTGGGGAGGTCTGGGTCTGAGCAGACAGACCTCTTCCTGGGCTCTTGCGAGTCCACTGCTGCTACCTCGATTCCTTCTGTCCAGAATTGTCCCATCTCCAGACGCCTCAGGGGAGCAATGTGGAGACTCGGGTTCCACCTTCCCAACCCCCAGTTAGGGCTGGAAGTTATGGCGCCTGTGCGTCCATCTCCACCTGTACCACAGGACGGACCTTTAGAATCTCGTCTGACCCGTACACGACCACATACTCATACAGCTATAAACTCCCTGTTACAGAGACGGAAACTAGGGCCAGGAGAGAACTGGTCTCCGAGGCCTAAGGCCAGAAAGTGATGCTCTCTGACCTTGGACCAGGGCTGACTCCAGACCCACCCTATTAACTAGGACACACCAGTCTCGGACGCCAGTTTCCAGGTTGAAGGAGGCTCTGAGCAGACAGCATCGGCCACTTCTGAGTCTCTCTCCTGAGCCAGGCATAATGGCAGAGAAGGTGCTGGTAACAGGTGGGGCTGGCTACATTGGCAGCCACACCGTCCTGGAGCTGCTGGAGGCGGGCTATTCGCCCATGGTCATTGACAACTTTCATAACGCCATTCGTGGTAAGTGGGGCAATGGGAGGGGGCCTGGGGCTCCAGGGCGGATGGAAGGGAAACCCTGGTTTCTAAATCCACCTCCAAGGGGTGTATGCCTGGCCAGTCCCTTGGGAACCCAGCTCCCCATCGCCTCTGATTTTGATGGCCTCCGTGTGCCCAACCAGGAGGGGGCTCCATGCCTGAGAGCCTGCGGCGGGTTCAGGATCTGACAGGCCGCTCTGTGGAGTTTGAGGAGATGGACATCTTGGACCAGGCAGCTCTACAACGTCTCTTTAAGAAGGTGGGCGCTTGGCAGGAAGGCAAGCAGTGAGCATTTCCAAGGGCCGGGCCTGTAAGCCACATCTGATCCCAGCTTTGCCACCCTGCAGCACAGCTTCATGGCAGTCATCCACTTTGCGGGGCTCAAGGCTGTGGGTGAGTCAGTGCAGAAGCCCCTGGATTATTACAGAGTCAACCTGACAGGAACCATCCAGCTTCTGGAGGTGAGACCTGGGCCAGGGCCAGACCCCGGGAGGGCCCGGGGCCAGGCAGGCAGTACCAAACACGGTAGCAGAGTCCAAGCTGGCTCACACACTGGACACGTCTTCAGCTCTCAGCCACAGTCTCCCCTTCTGTAAACGGGAACTTACACCTCAGCCCCCTCCACGTgtggggcaggcaggggccaCTGACACCTCTCCTCTGTGGGCAGATCATGAGGGCCCATGGGGTGAAGAACCTGGTGTTCAGCAGCTCGGCCACCGTGTACGGGAACCCCCAATACCTGCCCCTGGACGAGGCCCACCCCACAGGTGGCTGTACCAACCCCTATGGCAAGTCCAAGTTCTTCATCGAGGAAATGATCCGGGACCTGTGCCAGGCAGACAAGGTAAGGGCCCCTTTTGCCTCAGCCTGGGCCCCACTCTTGGGCCCCTCACAGCCTGCCCCCTGAGCCCGAGGATGGGGTCCTGAGCCACCCTCCCTGAGGCCAAAGCTGGGGCTCAGGAAGCAGTGGTGACTTCAGGCCTTTTGGGGAGGGCTGGATCCCCTGCTCCTTTCTAAGGACAGAGAACGAGcaaggtggggaggtgggggaggcagcTCTGGATTCAGGTGGGCCATACAGCTTGCACCCCAATCCCGTCTGCCTGACTTGCATCCCACAGGCCTGGAATGCAGTGCTGCTGCGGTATTTCAACCCCATAGGCGCCCATGCCTCAGGCTGTATCGGCGAGGATCCGCAGGGCATCCCCAATAACCTCATGCCCTACGTCTCCCAGgtaagggagaagggaaaggaagtggGTGGGCTCCAGGGGTGAGGGCCAGGGAAGGGCTAACCTGACCTCCACCCCAGGTGGCAATTGGGCGACGGGAGGTACTGAATGTCTTTGGCAACGACTATGACACGGAGGATGGCACAGGTGAGTCCAGGAGCCGGAGGAGCCATGAGGGAGGCTGAGGTGGGACAGAGACTGTAATGGACCCCTCCCTGCAACCACTTCCTCCTCTGCAGGCGTCCGGGATTACATCCACGTCGTGGATCTGGCCAAAGGCCACATCGCAGCCTTGAGGAAGCTGAAGGAGCAGTGTGGCTGCCGGGTAGGGGAGAAGGGAAAAGTGGGGGAGACGAGACAGAGGCCAGGACCGATGGGGCCCAGAGGGAAGTCCGTCCACCCCCACCACAATCTCTGCCCTCCTTTCCTGGGCAGATCTACAACCTGGGCACGGGCACAGGCTATTCGGTGCTACAGATGGTCCAGGCCATGGAGAAGGCCTCTGGGAAGAAGGTAGGCTGGcagcccaccctgccccacccccagcccctcacaCTGACATACCTGATGGGCACCTGAGTCCCGCTGTCTACTCGAGCCTGCCTGAGGCCTTGACGCCTGAGAGCGAGACCCTGCTCCACGCCTCCATTTCTGGAGGGCTGGTCAGCAACTTGGTGGCTTATGCCAGGGCTGGTTCAGCTAGGCTACACCCGCCCCCTCTCCTGCAGATCCCGTACAAGGTGGTGGCCCGGCGTGAAGGCGATGTGGCTGCCTGTTATGCCAACCCCAGCCTAGCCCTCAAGGAGCTGGGCTGGTCAGCAGCCCTAGGGCTGGACAGGATGTGTGAGTGCTCGCCCTAATCCCCGACCCTGGGTGCTTACCTGACCGCCGGGAGAGACTCGGGGGCCAGGAAAGGGCTACTGGGGTCCGGGCTGGCCCATCCTGGGCTGCCCAAGACGCTGCGGGCCCTGCACTCAGTGTGGCCCCTGAGTACGGACCTCGTCCCGTTCCAGGTGAAGATCTATGGCGCTGGCAGAAGCAGAATCCTTCAGGCTTTGGCACGCAGGCCTGAGACCCTGGCCTCCCACGGACCAGAAAAGGGAGAGAAGCAACTGCCTGCTCTCTAGCCTCTGGCAGGAACCCGGGGGCCCCAGAGGCTCCGCTACCTCGGACCCCAGCTGGGTCCACTGAGCCCGCCAGGCACAAGGCCAAGGTCTCCACTGACCAGGTATTGGGTCTATGTGCCACAGGGGCCAGGAACCCATGCAGACCACCAAGGCTGAGCGGTGTCAGCAGAGCCTTAAGACACGCCGAAGCCCCTCCTCCCAGGCGCTAATTTATACTGCTATGAAGGAGCATcccaaagtatttaaaataaacagttttCTTACACTGGAGCAGATACTTGCACGTGGTCACACTCTACCCCTTGGATAGAATCGCCCAGGCCTGAGAGTTGAAgcagtttctttaattttatcgGAATCCAGGACACGACCAGAAAAACACCCGAAACTACATGGAGACAGAAGACGAGACACAAGactcctcccagctccccagaCCTAGCGTGGGGACAACGTGGGGTGAAGCGGCTGGGGCAGACCTTGAGCCCCAGTCCAGCCCGGCAGGCTCCAGGCCCGCAGGTGGCAGAGGGTAATGGGGAGGCAGGGCCCAGCCCCCACATCAGAACGGCTGAGGGGAGGCCCCCTCGAAAGACTTGGCCCCGTCACCCACACTCCTGCGCAGGGGCAGGGAGCCCACAGCGGCCAGGGGTTGGGTCATGGACACATTCATGATTGAGAAGCAGCTAAAGTGGAGGCAGGAGACACACGATTATCTGGGCAGAATCAGTTGGGGAGAGGTGGAAGGAGGTGGGGCCTGGGAGGGCCCCATGGGCCAAACCCTGAGGTCACCGGAGGGGGCCCAAAGCGGGGCTAGTGAGTGAGGTCCTGAGTGAGTGGGTCAGCGGCTGGGTCCCTTTCTCCCGCTGCCTACAGCCCCTCCAATACTGCTGCCCGGGGGGTGGCCCCCACCTCCAGGGAAATGGGATAAGAAAGCAGCCCAGCCCCTGCAGCAGACAGCCAGGGGTCTGAAGCCAGGAAGGAGGGCCTGGCCAGGCTTTGGCCTGTCTGCCCCAGAGGCCTGTGAGAAGAGGGGATGGGTCCAGGAGGGTGAGAAAGGGGCTCGACCGGCTCAGATCCAAGATGGTGCCACGCGTGCCAAGTCCCCCCGCCCCGTGAGCGGGGGGACTGTGCTGGGGGACAGCAACTCTGGTTAGACAGGAGGCAGCAGCTTCTCGAGAAACTCCTTCACAGCTGCCATCTCCTGGGGGTGAGGAGGACTATGAGATGCGCCTGGCCAGAGGGAGAtgggcagggagaggaaggagcccCTGCACACTGACCTGGGGACAGGAGCTGTGCATGACCCCTGGGTACGTCTTGAACTGGACCCTGGCAGGTGTGACAACGGACCGCAGCTTCTCGGCTGTCAGGGCCCCAAACCGTACAGGAACCATGGGGTCCAGCTCCCCATGGCACTGAAGGATGGTCAGGTCCTTGGCACTGCCGTTGGCTGCCTGTGGGCCAGACAGGAGGGCAAAATCCGGGGCTTGGGCACgatcccctccccagccccaaggAGACAGAGGGCAGGAACAGGGTCGTGGAGACACTCACCTGGGGGAAGGCCCGATGCAGAGGTAGCCAACAGCTCAATGCCACGATGCCAGCTagagggtgggggcaggtgaGGGCTGTGTAGAGGGACAGAGCTccaccctggagaaagaagagaatgagggGTCACGAAGGGCACAGCTCAGCACCCATCATTCACCCctgccctctctctcccctcacctGTGAAAAGCCTCCCAGGACGATCCGATTGGCAGGGATCCCGTTCTTCATCTCATGCTCAATCAAGGCCTTGACTGGGGGGAGGGGCATAACCAGGTCGGGGGAAAGCTGCTGGAGGGACTCCAGGAAGGGAACCAGACAAGA encodes:
- the LYPLA2 gene encoding acyl-protein thioesterase 2 isoform X2; the protein is MCGNTMSVPLLTDAATVSGAERETAAVIFLHGLGDTGHSWADALSTIRLPHVKYICPHAPRIPVTLNMKMVMPSWFDLMGLSPDAPEDEAGIKKAAENIKALIEHEMKNGIPANRIVLGGFSQGGALSLYTALTCPHPLAGIVALSCWLPLHRAFPQAANGSAKDLTILQCHGELDPMVPVRFGALTAEKLRSVVTPARVQFKTYPGVMHSSCPQEMAAVKEFLEKLLPPV
- the LYPLA2 gene encoding acyl-protein thioesterase 2 isoform X1 — encoded protein: MCGNTMSVPLLTDAATVSGAERETAAVIFLHGLGDTGHSWADALSTIRLPHVKYICPHAPRIPVTLNMKMVMPSWFDLMGLSPDAPEDEAGIKKAAENSKAPAPPRHLPSPPWPPRKVLGRTSCLVPFLESLQQLSPDLVMPLPPVKALIEHEMKNGIPANRIVLGGFSQGGALSLYTALTCPHPLAGIVALSCWLPLHRAFPQAANGSAKDLTILQCHGELDPMVPVRFGALTAEKLRSVVTPARVQFKTYPGVMHSSCPQEMAAVKEFLEKLLPPV
- the GALE gene encoding UDP-glucose 4-epimerase; this translates as MAEKVLVTGGAGYIGSHTVLELLEAGYSPMVIDNFHNAIRGGGSMPESLRRVQDLTGRSVEFEEMDILDQAALQRLFKKHSFMAVIHFAGLKAVGESVQKPLDYYRVNLTGTIQLLEIMRAHGVKNLVFSSSATVYGNPQYLPLDEAHPTGGCTNPYGKSKFFIEEMIRDLCQADKAWNAVLLRYFNPIGAHASGCIGEDPQGIPNNLMPYVSQVAIGRREVLNVFGNDYDTEDGTGVRDYIHVVDLAKGHIAALRKLKEQCGCRIYNLGTGTGYSVLQMVQAMEKASGKKIPYKVVARREGDVAACYANPSLALKELGWSAALGLDRMCEDLWRWQKQNPSGFGTQA